One window from the genome of Pandoraea fibrosis encodes:
- a CDS encoding IgG-binding virulence factor TspB family protein, which produces MKQAMVALALLALLAPQPAIPQALPVANFAMNRAIAGVITRIAASRGFAANDARVIATLEAISSSSTALNVVSTGAGIGLSLAGAPVWLTILAGLGIVGAGSQLIASLGDAEVAIGQTYDGSVALASKLPRTEPVKLPPYPDFKTSPSHEPLFETLRRLGAHVYRTHGCSPTNTRVACHEFPLLPPESAGIALSYPEHGIRIPFTSISELEALRTRWLFQPGDTDPQLKIIELLDDYGEFAGFAERMWTNKHRPCYDDAPPFCPAPHEWVTLELNPAVFDISRDAFYGFNRMTTESIYPDLDAARASMNRELMKMPISPKTLADIVDESWQQAAEAPDYAGLPYRDSEPVTEEDVVIWVKENPKLVPHIGDVFEPANPPDIKTVPISPRIRPREDPNQQVDPETDPRVDPRPDPEIDPNTARDPHEEGEPGTDRNKNTEGVQDVNVVNRPTVDIGNRVKVDMELGGAPEVGKPALEETPTAKMIIDPILGLTADFKAWTMPSHGAECPRATFQVFDRTIPIDVHCEIAERIGPQLRQVMIAAFAVMALLIVLSA; this is translated from the coding sequence ATGAAACAAGCAATGGTGGCCTTAGCGCTACTCGCCCTCCTCGCACCACAGCCGGCAATACCGCAAGCGCTCCCCGTCGCGAACTTCGCCATGAATCGCGCCATCGCTGGCGTCATTACGCGGATAGCAGCCTCCCGCGGTTTCGCTGCGAACGACGCTCGCGTTATTGCGACGTTAGAAGCAATCTCGTCATCGAGCACAGCGCTAAACGTTGTCTCAACCGGCGCGGGCATCGGCCTGTCCCTTGCTGGCGCGCCCGTCTGGCTGACAATCCTCGCGGGGCTCGGCATCGTCGGTGCGGGTAGCCAATTGATCGCATCATTGGGCGACGCTGAGGTCGCTATCGGACAGACCTATGACGGTTCCGTTGCGCTCGCGAGCAAGCTCCCGCGCACGGAACCCGTGAAGTTACCGCCCTACCCGGACTTCAAGACGTCTCCCTCCCACGAACCGCTTTTCGAAACTCTCAGACGCCTCGGGGCACATGTGTATAGAACGCATGGATGCTCCCCCACAAACACCCGAGTCGCATGTCACGAATTTCCGCTACTGCCGCCAGAGTCCGCCGGCATCGCCTTGTCCTATCCAGAACACGGAATTCGCATCCCCTTCACGTCGATATCTGAGCTAGAGGCACTGCGCACACGTTGGTTGTTCCAGCCCGGCGATACAGATCCGCAACTGAAAATCATCGAATTGCTCGATGACTACGGCGAGTTCGCAGGCTTTGCTGAACGCATGTGGACAAACAAACACCGGCCCTGCTACGACGACGCCCCGCCCTTTTGCCCCGCGCCCCATGAATGGGTGACGCTCGAACTGAACCCAGCCGTATTCGACATCAGCCGCGACGCCTTTTACGGGTTCAACCGGATGACAACGGAATCGATTTACCCCGATCTGGACGCAGCGCGCGCCAGCATGAACCGGGAACTCATGAAGATGCCGATCAGCCCCAAGACGCTCGCCGACATCGTCGATGAATCGTGGCAGCAGGCGGCGGAAGCACCTGACTATGCGGGACTCCCCTATCGCGACTCGGAGCCCGTCACGGAAGAGGACGTGGTGATATGGGTCAAAGAGAATCCCAAGCTGGTTCCGCATATCGGCGACGTATTCGAGCCCGCCAATCCGCCAGACATCAAGACGGTACCGATATCTCCTCGCATCCGTCCACGCGAAGACCCAAACCAGCAGGTCGATCCCGAAACAGATCCGCGCGTCGATCCTAGACCCGATCCCGAGATAGACCCGAACACCGCGCGCGATCCCCATGAAGAGGGCGAGCCCGGCACCGACCGCAACAAGAACACCGAAGGCGTTCAGGACGTGAATGTCGTCAACCGCCCGACTGTCGATATCGGCAACCGGGTCAAGGTCGATATGGAGCTAGGTGGCGCCCCCGAAGTGGGTAAGCCGGCACTGGAAGAAACGCCCACCGCAAAGATGATCATCGATCCGATCCTGGGGCTGACGGCCGACTTCAAAGCCTGGACGATGCCTTCGCACGGTGCTGAGTGTCCGCGCGCAACGTTCCAGGTATTCGATCGCACCATTCCAATCGATGTCCACTGCGAAATTGCCGAACGCATTG
- a CDS encoding DNA cytosine methyltransferase, which translates to MSRKQSIPIVDLFAGPGGLGEGFSSLEGEPFQIVVSAEMDPHAHKTLQLRSVFRELKRAGGSALQAYYDFCNEGRDIISDPLAQQALKTARSEALQLTLGTPEGNATLDAQIRKHRLSSRAPWVLIGGPPCQAYSLVGRARNKGKSDYRPENDHRHFLYKEYLRIIHKYRPAVFVMENVKGILSSTVGGELVFHSILRDLSDPDLAVAGKRTRRGGYTIYSLSEEAMFDRKMALEDIDVRKFVVRTENYGIPQARHRVILLGVREDMDQPISHFLEKFQSKCPTLNDAIGSLPPLRSKLSKRKDSPDEWARVVRTHFSSLSQAATFSGQNGILAELQRGLIGVADSLSSGGLRVPKDPTCTLDSPLAEWLEDEHLQVWMNHEARGHMDSDLMRYAFASTFAKANGQSPKGHEDFNLSELLHPNHANWKSGKFSDRFRVQLLEKPSTTITSHISKDGHYFIHPDPSQCRSLTVREAARLQTFPDNYIFQGNRTQQYHQVGNAVPPLLAKKIAQIVRQLF; encoded by the coding sequence ATGTCAAGAAAACAGTCCATACCGATCGTTGATTTGTTTGCAGGCCCAGGTGGACTCGGGGAGGGTTTTTCCTCGCTTGAAGGAGAACCATTTCAAATCGTAGTTTCGGCCGAGATGGACCCACATGCGCACAAGACGCTCCAGTTGCGATCGGTCTTTCGTGAACTTAAACGAGCGGGAGGTTCTGCACTTCAGGCCTACTATGACTTCTGCAACGAGGGGCGAGACATCATTAGCGACCCGCTGGCACAGCAAGCGCTCAAGACGGCGAGGTCGGAAGCCCTGCAACTTACGCTTGGCACCCCCGAGGGCAACGCTACACTGGATGCTCAAATCAGGAAGCACCGTCTGTCTTCGCGCGCACCGTGGGTTCTAATTGGAGGCCCTCCATGCCAAGCCTATTCGTTAGTCGGTCGGGCCAGAAATAAGGGTAAAAGTGATTATCGTCCGGAAAACGACCATCGGCACTTCCTGTACAAGGAATACCTACGAATCATCCATAAATATAGACCTGCCGTATTTGTCATGGAGAATGTCAAGGGGATTCTCTCATCAACGGTTGGTGGCGAGCTTGTGTTCCATTCGATTCTTAGAGACCTTTCGGATCCAGATCTAGCTGTAGCAGGCAAGCGAACACGTAGGGGTGGCTATACGATCTATTCGCTTTCCGAAGAAGCAATGTTCGACAGGAAAATGGCTCTCGAGGACATTGATGTTCGGAAGTTCGTGGTTCGTACGGAAAACTATGGCATTCCACAAGCTCGCCACCGCGTGATTCTCTTGGGCGTGCGAGAGGACATGGATCAACCGATCAGTCATTTTTTAGAAAAATTCCAATCCAAATGTCCCACGCTTAATGACGCGATTGGATCCTTGCCGCCACTCAGAAGCAAACTTAGCAAACGGAAAGACAGTCCCGACGAGTGGGCACGCGTTGTCCGAACGCACTTTAGCAGTCTGTCTCAAGCAGCGACATTTAGCGGACAAAACGGGATCCTTGCAGAACTACAACGTGGGCTCATCGGCGTAGCAGATAGCTTGAGTTCTGGTGGACTACGGGTGCCAAAGGACCCGACATGCACCTTGGACTCTCCGCTTGCGGAATGGCTAGAGGACGAGCATCTCCAAGTTTGGATGAATCATGAGGCGCGAGGCCACATGGACTCGGACCTCATGCGATATGCATTTGCGAGTACATTCGCGAAGGCCAATGGGCAATCCCCCAAAGGGCATGAAGATTTCAACCTGAGTGAATTGTTGCACCCGAATCATGCGAACTGGAAAAGTGGAAAGTTTTCGGACAGATTCCGGGTTCAGCTTTTGGAAAAACCATCGACAACAATAACAAGCCATATTTCCAAGGATGGCCACTATTTTATTCATCCCGATCCCAGTCAATGCCGAAGTCTGACCGTGAGGGAAGCTGCTCGACTGCAAACGTTCCCCGATAATTACATATTCCAAGGCAATCGAACCCAGCAGTACCACCAAGTCGGCAACGCTGTGCCTCCCTTGCTCGCAAAAAAAATCGCGCAAATCGTACGCCAGCTTTTCTAG
- a CDS encoding very short patch repair endonuclease, protein MSNIRAKDTKPEMIVRRYLHAHGFRFRLHDRRLPGTPDLVLRKYRTVIFVHGCFWHHHAGCPKAYVPASNTDQWMRKFELNRARDARCSEMLAIAGWSIIVVWECELGANRSATTLLKLRETLLGSL, encoded by the coding sequence ATGTCGAATATCAGGGCGAAGGATACCAAGCCGGAGATGATCGTTCGGCGGTATTTGCATGCGCATGGCTTCCGCTTTCGGTTGCACGATAGACGGTTGCCAGGTACACCGGATTTGGTGTTGAGAAAGTACCGAACCGTAATATTCGTGCACGGTTGCTTCTGGCACCATCATGCCGGATGTCCCAAGGCGTACGTGCCTGCGTCAAACACGGATCAGTGGATGAGGAAGTTTGAGCTGAATCGAGCCCGCGACGCAAGGTGTTCGGAAATGCTTGCAATAGCAGGATGGTCCATCATCGTGGTATGGGAGTGTGAGCTTGGGGCAAATAGATCCGCTACAACGTTGCTCAAATTGCGCGAAACCCTATTAGGCTCACTCTGA
- a CDS encoding sensor histidine kinase has translation MAKLRPRARIIRTIGDQLISGPEAALIELVKNAYDADSAFVVIKITPPNDAVPRGAISVQDSGHGMTLQTVVNGWFEPATDEKLRRCVSPRGRRLLGAKGIGRFAASRLGRFTALKSVAVDASGRKEEVKLSVDWDIFTAENYLDDIDIPVSQRYLPQGSSHPTGVSLEITSTRDTWTKKRLESLIRELRRVASPNIAGDQFDIHLDISDFTQSTTGFDGKDLFEKLNFTHLQNTDDVENPNLIRPFEISNIADYILEGRFDEDGQFFGTFTICKGDNHPLPLEMNSSKPREDEEPCGAFDVRINIYDREAESVSALFSRMGLNFEQIGIRDARKILSDYAGIAIFRSGFRIRPYGEPENDWLELERQRVQNPSKKLGISQVSGSIYIGSEGTNRLVERSSREGLEHNGAFERLKRLVGDVLIYAEDRRLEYRERAGLSRRPRADVSHAKTLAALHAVSQAVAKLPVEFRGSIEKAIAKDSTALTSSLDQIEEYQKLLQSRAALGLVVAQVIHEGRRLLNPMATAGKALAENIEFVTDGASKKGEIARKQFPSQIEVVNNGTKGLSRLFKKLDPVSGRRRGRPVEFSVIHPIGASVDLFEASLADHGIRIELDVPSDIKAYGYIEDFQAALMNIVENAIYWISTKNNPDGEIIITSKKNEKNVLVSISNNGPLIDENYIPRLFQAGASLKSDGTGLGLAIAREACRASMGDLRFDENSPDVTFIIEFPVSN, from the coding sequence ATGGCAAAGCTGAGACCGCGCGCGCGAATTATAAGAACGATCGGGGATCAACTTATTAGCGGCCCCGAAGCAGCACTTATTGAGCTAGTGAAGAACGCTTACGATGCGGATTCAGCGTTTGTCGTAATCAAGATCACGCCACCGAACGACGCGGTCCCTAGAGGTGCCATCAGTGTCCAGGACTCAGGACACGGTATGACACTTCAAACGGTCGTGAATGGTTGGTTCGAACCGGCAACCGACGAAAAATTACGTAGATGCGTAAGTCCGCGCGGGCGACGACTACTTGGAGCGAAGGGCATTGGACGCTTCGCAGCATCACGGCTCGGAAGATTTACCGCACTGAAGTCAGTCGCCGTCGATGCTTCGGGAAGAAAAGAAGAAGTTAAATTGTCAGTCGATTGGGATATTTTCACCGCCGAAAACTATCTCGATGACATAGACATTCCGGTCAGTCAGCGATATCTGCCGCAGGGAAGTTCACATCCAACCGGAGTGAGTCTAGAAATCACTTCGACTCGCGATACCTGGACAAAAAAACGCTTGGAATCGTTGATTCGTGAGTTGAGAAGAGTTGCATCACCGAACATAGCAGGTGATCAATTTGATATTCACCTCGATATCTCTGATTTTACACAATCCACTACCGGTTTCGACGGCAAAGATTTATTCGAAAAGCTTAACTTCACTCACCTGCAGAATACCGATGATGTCGAAAATCCGAATTTAATACGGCCCTTCGAAATATCCAACATCGCCGATTATATCCTGGAAGGTAGATTCGATGAGGATGGGCAATTTTTCGGAACGTTCACCATTTGCAAGGGCGACAATCACCCGTTACCTCTGGAGATGAACTCTTCGAAACCTCGAGAAGACGAAGAGCCCTGCGGAGCTTTTGACGTCCGCATCAACATTTATGATCGAGAAGCAGAGTCAGTATCCGCTCTTTTTTCCAGAATGGGATTAAACTTCGAACAAATTGGAATTCGCGATGCCAGAAAGATCTTGAGCGACTACGCCGGCATCGCAATCTTTCGAAGCGGATTCAGAATCAGACCTTACGGCGAACCAGAAAATGATTGGCTCGAACTTGAGAGACAGCGAGTACAAAATCCGTCTAAAAAATTGGGTATATCTCAGGTATCCGGCAGCATTTACATTGGCTCTGAGGGCACCAATAGGCTGGTGGAACGCAGTAGTCGCGAGGGGTTAGAGCATAACGGGGCCTTCGAACGGCTAAAGCGCCTGGTTGGCGACGTACTGATTTATGCCGAAGATCGTCGATTGGAGTATCGCGAGCGGGCGGGACTAAGTCGTCGCCCACGGGCAGATGTCTCCCATGCAAAAACGCTTGCAGCTCTCCATGCAGTCTCGCAAGCCGTGGCCAAGCTCCCGGTGGAATTCAGGGGCTCAATAGAGAAGGCTATTGCCAAGGACTCAACAGCACTAACCAGCTCGTTAGATCAGATTGAAGAGTACCAGAAACTTCTTCAATCACGAGCCGCATTGGGCTTGGTTGTCGCACAGGTCATTCACGAAGGACGACGTCTTCTGAATCCGATGGCTACCGCGGGAAAAGCTCTCGCCGAAAACATTGAATTTGTGACAGATGGCGCGAGCAAGAAGGGAGAGATTGCGAGAAAGCAATTTCCCAGCCAGATAGAGGTTGTGAATAACGGAACCAAAGGGCTTAGTCGTCTATTTAAGAAGCTCGACCCAGTTTCCGGTCGGCGCAGAGGTCGCCCCGTGGAATTCTCGGTAATTCATCCGATTGGTGCATCAGTCGACCTCTTCGAAGCGTCCTTGGCCGACCACGGCATTCGCATTGAACTCGACGTCCCCTCAGATATTAAGGCCTATGGCTATATCGAGGATTTTCAGGCAGCCCTAATGAATATCGTCGAAAATGCCATTTACTGGATTTCGACAAAGAACAACCCAGACGGGGAAATCATAATTACAAGCAAGAAGAACGAAAAAAATGTTCTTGTTTCAATTTCAAACAATGGTCCGCTTATCGATGAAAATTACATTCCACGTCTCTTTCAGGCCGGGGCTAGCCTAAAATCAGATGGCACGGGACTTGGCCTCGCCATCGCACGCGAGGCATGCCGCGCAAGCATGGGGGATCTAAGATTTGATGAAAACTCCCCTGATGTAACTTTTATTATCGAGTTTCCAGTTAGCAATTAG
- a CDS encoding GSU2403 family nucleotidyltransferase fold protein yields MSELAEFSLLAVTLEPWRKQIVFIGGWAFRLYRYEPRAYTADHIPIFTRDADVAYDKREPLEGDIKKALAGAGFAEEPNLAGEFRPPAMRYNLSDGTNGFYAEFLTPLTGSGKKRDEHGVLQDDATEQHAGVVAQKLRYLEVLLYDPWFVTIPKDESGLGEAVADLRVPNPVSFMIQKLLIRDKRVGKKRAQDVLYIHDTLQIFNGAIETDLAPIWKKLENTQHPNQQKSVRDGVKELFSEMNDVIREAAEISPDKKEPEAMLKLCKEGFEELFGEA; encoded by the coding sequence GTGAGCGAACTAGCCGAATTTAGCCTACTTGCGGTGACCCTTGAACCATGGCGCAAGCAGATCGTCTTCATTGGTGGCTGGGCATTCCGACTCTATCGCTATGAGCCGCGCGCTTACACGGCAGATCACATTCCGATCTTCACCCGAGACGCAGATGTAGCATACGACAAGCGCGAACCTCTCGAAGGTGATATCAAGAAGGCCTTGGCAGGAGCAGGATTCGCGGAGGAGCCGAACCTTGCTGGTGAGTTCAGGCCACCAGCCATGCGTTATAACTTAAGCGACGGCACGAATGGATTTTACGCGGAGTTCCTCACGCCACTCACGGGCAGCGGAAAAAAACGCGATGAGCATGGGGTATTGCAAGACGATGCCACCGAACAACACGCAGGTGTTGTCGCACAAAAGCTCCGCTACCTAGAAGTACTGCTCTACGACCCTTGGTTTGTGACCATCCCGAAGGATGAGTCTGGATTGGGCGAGGCAGTAGCGGATCTGAGAGTGCCGAATCCTGTGAGCTTTATGATCCAGAAGCTTCTGATCAGGGACAAGCGGGTCGGGAAAAAACGCGCACAGGATGTGCTCTATATCCACGATACACTTCAGATTTTCAATGGGGCCATCGAGACCGACCTCGCCCCCATCTGGAAGAAACTTGAGAACACGCAGCATCCCAACCAGCAAAAGTCCGTTCGTGACGGCGTCAAAGAACTATTTTCTGAGATGAACGACGTCATCCGCGAGGCGGCGGAGATTTCCCCTGATAAAAAGGAACCCGAAGCAATGCTCAAGCTTTGCAAGGAAGGATTCGAGGAGTTGTTCGGCGAGGCATAG
- a CDS encoding RpiR family transcriptional regulator, producing MRTLFENGGWEIEEGRADDKGADFVLTSPHGEKYHAVLKALTEGRTDRVIPLFSQALLESRAHANASEEKFRPAVLLWVGVASPTLVNKVRDFQHTYGEGEPIALLSDTPLYVDFPGLEANEPSAAMRRMSHSAPPTLVLSDLAQWMLKLLLASDIKRDNLINAPERTYRTATELAREADVSVMTATRLVNALKEENLVEFAPHLRIIQRRKLAQRWKAAYAKPAVSVPMKFLASGVPEEQLRKTLKREEGATLGQFSAAHALGVGHVNGATATLWVPDLITSENWRGLRRAREGERPDFILKQHPYPNSLLRGRVMRDGIWVSDVIQTWLDVSADPRRGAEQAAELEHGVLAKIAGEKV from the coding sequence GTGCGTACGCTGTTTGAGAACGGGGGCTGGGAGATCGAGGAGGGCCGAGCGGATGACAAGGGCGCAGATTTTGTCCTGACCAGTCCTCATGGTGAAAAGTACCACGCCGTACTCAAAGCGCTGACAGAGGGACGAACAGATCGTGTGATACCGCTGTTCTCGCAGGCACTGCTTGAATCGCGCGCTCACGCAAACGCAAGTGAAGAAAAGTTTCGGCCAGCCGTCCTCCTATGGGTGGGCGTTGCATCACCGACCCTCGTCAACAAGGTTCGGGATTTTCAGCATACATATGGTGAAGGCGAACCGATCGCCCTCCTGTCGGACACGCCGCTGTATGTTGATTTTCCTGGTCTGGAAGCCAACGAGCCGAGCGCAGCTATGCGGCGAATGAGCCATTCGGCACCACCAACACTCGTTCTTTCCGATCTGGCCCAATGGATGCTCAAGCTGTTGCTGGCGTCGGACATCAAACGCGACAACCTAATTAACGCTCCAGAAAGGACATATCGGACAGCGACCGAGCTTGCGCGCGAAGCTGACGTATCGGTCATGACCGCTACACGTCTCGTCAATGCCCTGAAGGAAGAGAATTTGGTTGAGTTCGCGCCGCACCTGAGAATCATCCAAAGACGCAAGCTTGCGCAACGATGGAAGGCCGCATACGCGAAGCCGGCCGTCAGTGTGCCAATGAAGTTTCTCGCGAGTGGCGTGCCTGAGGAGCAGCTACGTAAGACGCTCAAACGGGAAGAGGGGGCAACACTGGGGCAGTTTTCTGCCGCGCACGCACTCGGCGTAGGGCACGTAAATGGCGCAACAGCGACGTTGTGGGTGCCTGATCTCATAACCAGTGAAAACTGGCGGGGCCTCCGTCGGGCGCGCGAAGGCGAGCGGCCTGATTTCATTCTGAAACAGCACCCATACCCCAATTCGTTGCTTCGTGGGCGAGTGATGCGAGATGGGATATGGGTGTCAGACGTCATCCAGACATGGCTGGACGTTTCAGCAGACCCGAGGCGCGGTGCGGAGCAAGCGGCCGAACTCGAGCACGGTGTGCTGGCAAAGATCGCGGGAGAAAAAGTGTGA
- a CDS encoding pectin acetylesterase-family hydrolase, with protein MQIRHAVTLAFLLAPVGVMAQNQGQAEKSPWRTIEPGGETSCATGTPYAFHVKPGEGADAAKLMIFLSGGGACWTGEQCDPSSAVYIPFARPQPNEPQWRSEYMGRLGLSERVDPSDPRNWRGVFDLGNPENPVAKWTQVYASYCTGDVYLGNRDVTYKTADGREIAVRHRGRANVESVLSWVYQNVKKPERIVVAGSSAGAIGAPIYAAEVADHYPDVEITAVSDGAGGYRSPKIAELIRHWGFWDGAPKWMGGVDRKSATFEDLGRAAVRHAPRLRVVELDTAYDQAQERFQKAFGTPSRLYPLLLQNRAEQAKGIPGFAGFTSRGKEHTQLLFDRFYTNKEEGVRVVDWFRDVTEGRKVKSVTCGEPKSCEKEPE; from the coding sequence ATGCAGATCCGCCACGCCGTCACTCTTGCCTTCTTGCTTGCCCCGGTCGGGGTCATGGCGCAGAACCAAGGCCAGGCAGAGAAGAGCCCCTGGAGGACCATTGAGCCGGGTGGTGAAACCTCCTGCGCGACAGGAACACCCTATGCCTTCCATGTGAAGCCGGGTGAAGGCGCGGACGCCGCGAAGCTCATGATCTTTCTCAGTGGCGGCGGCGCCTGCTGGACGGGCGAGCAATGCGACCCCAGCTCGGCGGTTTACATTCCCTTCGCGCGTCCTCAGCCAAACGAACCGCAGTGGCGGAGCGAATACATGGGGCGCCTTGGACTCTCTGAACGGGTTGATCCAAGCGACCCGCGCAACTGGCGGGGAGTCTTCGACCTCGGCAACCCGGAAAACCCGGTTGCCAAATGGACGCAGGTCTATGCCTCCTATTGCACAGGCGACGTATACCTCGGCAATCGCGATGTGACCTACAAGACAGCGGATGGTCGGGAGATAGCGGTGCGCCACCGGGGGCGTGCAAATGTGGAATCGGTGCTCAGTTGGGTCTATCAGAACGTGAAGAAGCCCGAGCGCATCGTCGTTGCCGGGTCGAGCGCGGGCGCCATCGGCGCGCCGATCTATGCGGCGGAAGTCGCGGATCATTATCCGGACGTTGAGATTACCGCCGTCTCGGACGGCGCGGGCGGCTATCGGTCCCCGAAGATTGCGGAATTGATCCGGCACTGGGGCTTCTGGGATGGCGCGCCCAAATGGATGGGCGGCGTCGATCGCAAGAGCGCGACGTTCGAAGATCTCGGCCGCGCGGCGGTGAGACACGCGCCGCGTTTGCGAGTCGTCGAACTCGACACCGCCTATGACCAGGCGCAGGAAAGGTTCCAGAAGGCCTTCGGCACTCCCTCCAGGCTCTACCCGCTGCTGTTGCAGAACCGGGCGGAACAGGCCAAGGGGATTCCCGGCTTCGCAGGCTTTACGAGCCGTGGCAAGGAGCACACGCAGCTCCTTTTCGACCGCTTCTATACCAATAAAGAGGAAGGCGTTCGCGTAGTGGACTGGTTCCGCGACGTGACGGAAGGCCGCAAGGTCAAAAGCGTCACTTGCGGCGAACCGAAGTCCTGCGAAAAGGAACCGGAATAG
- a CDS encoding DUF4879 domain-containing protein: protein MTLHCRANVVGFLNEYNLDGYQNGLFKYQNPSINSLWSTMSVQISVL from the coding sequence GTGACACTGCACTGCCGGGCAAACGTGGTTGGATTTCTGAACGAATACAACCTCGATGGCTATCAGAATGGCCTGTTCAAGTACCAGAACCCTTCCATCAATTCGCTGTGGAGCACCATGTCGGTGCAGATCAGCGTTCTTTAA